Proteins from one Triticum aestivum cultivar Chinese Spring chromosome 7A, IWGSC CS RefSeq v2.1, whole genome shotgun sequence genomic window:
- the LOC123150246 gene encoding uncharacterized protein, whose translation MQRSSSFGTSWADQWDTGADPSPRARGGGNGGGDGKKGGVEKTKAAAATGLKKVKAGTAQGFQWIKDKYQKKSAGKSGKQGGGSEVAAGY comes from the coding sequence ATGCAGCGGAGCAGCTCGTTCGGGACGTCGTGGGCGGACCAGTGGGACACCGGCGCCGACCCGAGCccgcgggcgcgcggcggcggcaacggtggcggcgacgGCAAGAAGGGCGGCGTGGAGAAGACCAAGGCGGCCGCGGCCACCGGGCTGAAGAAGGTCAAGGCCGGCACCGCGCAGGGGTTCCAGTGGATCAAGGACAAGTACCAGAAGAAGAGCGCCGGCAAGAGCGGCAAGCAGGGCGGCGGCTCCGAGGTGGCCGCCGGGTACTGA